Proteins encoded within one genomic window of Ammonifex degensii KC4:
- the jag gene encoding RNA-binding cell elongation regulator Jag/EloR has translation MREVIKSGKTVEEAVKAALTELGVSEEEVEVEVLEEPSRGILGLFGSRPAKVRVVRKPTPGEKAKALLEEILRVMSLEGKVHLKEDAESVSLEVEGENLGVLIGRRGETLNALQYLLGLAACRNSSVKKRVLLDVGGYRKKREETLRALALRLAEKAKKRGRNIVLEPMSPQERRVIHMALKGRDDIYTFSEGEEPFRKIVIAPRK, from the coding sequence TTGCGGGAAGTGATAAAAAGCGGTAAGACGGTAGAGGAAGCGGTAAAGGCGGCGCTGACAGAACTGGGTGTTAGTGAGGAAGAGGTGGAGGTGGAGGTACTGGAGGAGCCAAGCCGGGGTATCTTGGGGCTTTTCGGTTCCCGGCCGGCTAAGGTGCGGGTGGTGAGAAAACCCACCCCTGGTGAGAAGGCTAAGGCTTTGCTTGAGGAGATCTTGCGGGTCATGTCCCTGGAGGGTAAGGTCCACCTGAAGGAGGATGCAGAGAGCGTCAGTCTGGAGGTCGAGGGGGAAAACCTGGGCGTGCTCATCGGGCGCCGGGGAGAGACCCTCAACGCCCTGCAGTACCTGCTGGGACTGGCAGCTTGCCGCAATTCTTCGGTGAAGAAGCGAGTTTTGCTCGACGTGGGCGGTTACCGGAAGAAGCGGGAGGAAACTCTGCGAGCTCTGGCCCTGCGCCTGGCCGAGAAGGCCAAAAAACGGGGCCGGAACATTGTGCTCGAGCCCATGAGCCCGCAGGAGCGGCGGGTAATCCACATGGCCCTTAAAGGACGCGACGATATCTACACCTTTAGTGAAGGCGAAGAACCTTTTCGGAAGATTGTCATCGCTCCGCGCAAGTAG
- a CDS encoding YidC/Oxa1 family membrane protein insertase, producing MGELFGKLVTGMATLLEWLYKVTVAIGVPNYGLAIIMLTILVRLVLFPLNYRQMRSVVALQQLHPKIKELQERYKQDPQKLQQKLMELYREHNVNPMAGCLPLLIQLPILIALYRALLSFPYTVAEHARFLWVPSLSHTDPYFILPVLAGVTTYWQMKITPQAAGQEQQQRMMGILMSGMILWISATLPAGLALYWVVYNLISVAQQYFFNKHLLAGGKGASELAGSDKKR from the coding sequence TTGGGCGAGTTGTTCGGCAAACTGGTAACGGGCATGGCCACTCTACTCGAGTGGCTTTATAAGGTCACGGTGGCGATAGGAGTACCTAATTATGGCTTGGCCATTATTATGTTAACCATTCTGGTACGCCTGGTTCTCTTCCCTCTTAACTACCGGCAGATGCGCTCGGTAGTGGCGCTGCAGCAGCTCCACCCTAAGATAAAGGAGTTGCAGGAGAGATACAAGCAAGACCCACAGAAGCTACAGCAGAAGCTCATGGAGCTTTATCGGGAGCACAACGTCAACCCCATGGCAGGCTGTCTTCCCTTACTCATTCAGCTTCCCATTCTCATTGCCCTTTACCGCGCCCTTTTAAGCTTCCCTTATACGGTGGCGGAGCACGCTCGCTTTCTCTGGGTACCGAGCCTCAGCCACACCGACCCCTACTTTATTCTGCCTGTGCTGGCTGGTGTTACCACCTACTGGCAGATGAAGATCACTCCTCAAGCGGCGGGGCAGGAACAGCAGCAGCGGATGATGGGAATCTTGATGTCGGGTATGATTCTCTGGATAAGCGCCACTTTGCCTGCTGGTCTGGCCCTTTACTGGGTAGTCTATAACCTCATAAGCGTAGCCCAGCAGTACTTTTTCAATAAGCACTTGCTCGCGGGCGGGAAGGGGGCGAGTGAGCTTGCGGGAAGTGATAAAAAGCGGTAA
- the rsmG gene encoding 16S rRNA (guanine(527)-N(7))-methyltransferase RsmG, with amino-acid sequence MSALEAGLAAFGLSLPPGAQEKMGRHFALLSLWGRRSSLTAIRGAEEAAILHYLDSLAPLAHLPPPEGPCIDVGSGAGFPGVPLALALPEVEFVLLEATRKKVEFLRRVIEEISLPNCRAVWGRAEEYGKIAGYRESFAWVVARAVAPLRELAEYTLPFVRLGGVFLAYKGPRGEAELAEAVRALSLLGGEVAEVWQYFLPGGERRQLLVVRKVSPTPALYPRRPGLARKRPLG; translated from the coding sequence TTGTCGGCTCTGGAAGCGGGGCTGGCCGCTTTCGGCCTTTCTCTGCCCCCCGGGGCGCAGGAGAAAATGGGGCGCCATTTTGCCCTTCTTTCCCTCTGGGGAAGGCGCTCCAGCTTGACGGCGATAAGAGGGGCAGAAGAAGCAGCGATCCTGCACTACCTTGATTCCCTGGCTCCCCTTGCCCACCTCCCTCCCCCCGAAGGTCCCTGTATCGATGTAGGAAGCGGCGCCGGCTTTCCAGGTGTTCCGCTGGCCCTGGCCTTACCAGAAGTAGAGTTCGTCCTCCTGGAGGCCACACGCAAGAAGGTAGAGTTTTTGCGCCGGGTTATAGAAGAAATTTCCCTGCCCAATTGTCGAGCCGTATGGGGACGAGCGGAAGAATATGGTAAAATAGCCGGCTACCGCGAGAGCTTTGCTTGGGTGGTAGCCCGAGCGGTGGCCCCCTTGCGAGAACTGGCCGAGTATACCCTCCCTTTTGTACGCCTAGGAGGAGTTTTTCTGGCCTACAAGGGGCCACGGGGCGAGGCGGAGCTGGCCGAAGCTGTCCGTGCCTTGTCCTTGCTGGGAGGTGAGGTAGCTGAGGTTTGGCAGTACTTTTTGCCCGGCGGGGAGAGACGGCAGTTGCTGGTGGTGCGCAAGGTCTCCCCTACCCCTGCCCTTTATCCCAGGCGCCCCGGCCTGGCTCGCAAGCGACCCCTCGGTTAG